In Flavobacteriales bacterium, the genomic window TAAAACAGATCCATTCAACAACTTAATTGTTAGTGGCTTGATCGTAACAGCGTTTTCTCCGGTAGATATGGATCCCAGTTCTGATTCGGTGTTTGTATATGGTAATGGTTCAAATGATGTCTTTTTAGCAAAATACTTTCCAAACGGAGAATTCGATTGGGTCGTTACTATTGGAGGATACGCGGATGATGAATTAGCAACTTTTAACATAGATAACGTTGGTAATGTTTTTGTAACAGGAAATTTCATTGGAACTGTAGATTTTGATCCATCTGACAATCCATATAATTTAACATCTAATGGGTCTAAGGATGCTTTTTTTGCAAAATATAATTCAACTGGAGAGCTCGATTGGGCCTTCAATATTGGGGACGAATTAGAAGATAATGGAAAATTTATCCATCCTGATGAACTTGGAAATTTTTATATTTCCGGATCATTCAATGACACAATAAACCTAAATCCTTTAGGCAATGAATTTGAAGCCATTTCACCAGAAGGTGTAGGAATGTATCTTGCAAAATACGATTCACAAGCCAATCTACAGTGGGCAAAAATATATAGCGGCGAGGGAGCTGTTTTCGTGACTGACGTGGAACTTGACGATAGCTTTATATACATATCAGGAAGAAGTCTATCAGACACAATATTTATCACCGATGAAAACGAAACAATATTACCAGGAATTTTCACAACTAAAATTAGCCATGGAGGTACAATTTCTTGGATTAAGCAATTTGATGGATATAGTACATTGAATAAATCCGTGTTATCGGACGGAGAACAGTACAGAACGGGTAGCACTCCCCTTGCTTTCGATCTTGATCCGAGCCAATCTGAGTATTTAATTAGTCCAATCAACAATTCTGTACAACCGTTTATTGCAAAATATGATTCCCTCGGAGATTTTGTGTGGGGCAAGATCTTCGAACAAGATGGACCAATCATATTATCCATAGAAATTTCCGAAGACAATAATCTATTTATTGCTGGTCGATTTACAGGAATTATGGATATCGATCCTTCAGAAGATGGATTATTATTTCAAGCCGATTCATCAACTTACGGAAATAACTTTTTTGCAGAGTTTGATACCGATGGGAATATCTTGTGGGCCAATACGTATAATGGAAAAGGATCACAAGGAGGTAATTCATCTGTGGCGTTGGGTGACTCTTCAACTTTATTTACTACATCATATATTTTGGAGGATTCATTAGACGTTGGAATTGGAAATAGTTCCATGTACGCTTATAGAGGAATTATGATTGCTAAATACCACGAATCTTTAGTTGGAATTGAAACTAAGGGTGCGATTATAAAAAAGTTGATTTACCCTAATCCTAGTAACGGGGTAGTTAACATACCTAAAGGGACTGAATATGATATTATCGAGATA contains:
- a CDS encoding T9SS type A sorting domain-containing protein, with the protein product MNKLLATIFLLFTFNSYAQIYEPEWVYPMGEYPNHAANQLIKTDPFNNLIVSGLIVTAFSPVDMDPSSDSVFVYGNGSNDVFLAKYFPNGEFDWVVTIGGYADDELATFNIDNVGNVFVTGNFIGTVDFDPSDNPYNLTSNGSKDAFFAKYNSTGELDWAFNIGDELEDNGKFIHPDELGNFYISGSFNDTINLNPLGNEFEAISPEGVGMYLAKYDSQANLQWAKIYSGEGAVFVTDVELDDSFIYISGRSLSDTIFITDENETILPGIFTTKISHGGTISWIKQFDGYSTLNKSVLSDGEQYRTGSTPLAFDLDPSQSEYLISPINNSVQPFIAKYDSLGDFVWGKIFEQDGPIILSIEISEDNNLFIAGRFTGIMDIDPSEDGLLFQADSSTYGNNFFAEFDTDGNILWANTYNGKGSQGGNSSVALGDSSTLFTTSYILEDSLDVGIGNSSMYAYRGIMIAKYHESLVGIETKGAIIKKLIYPNPSNGVVNIPKGTEYDIIEIYNNTGKKLSSYSSLNKRQIDLSKFPFGIYFIKIFSKNGVYAQKIILER